The following DNA comes from Thermodesulfobacteriota bacterium.
AACTCCTCCTACCTCCTGATCCGGGGGTTGAAAACCTTTGAACTCCGCATGGAGCGGCTGAACCGGAGCGGGCAGATCGTGGCCGAGTACCTGGAAAAACACCCCCAGGTCCGGCGCGTTTACTATCCGGGGCTGCCCAGCCATCAGCATCACGATGTGGCCAAACGCCAGATGAAGGGTTTCGGCGCGGTGGTGACCTTCGAGGTCAAAGATGACAAGGAGTATGTGCTCGATTTCCTGGGCCGGCTCCAGATCGCCAGCATCGGCCCCAGCCTGGGCGGGGTGGAAGCCCTGATCACGCATCCGGCCACCGTCAGCTATTATGACAAGACCCAGGCCGAGCGCCAGGAACTGGGCATCAAGGACGGGCTGATCCGTTTTTCCGTCGGCATTGAAAACGTGGAAGACATTATCGCCGATTTCGAGCAGGCCCTGGCCGGCGCCGGGGAATAGGCCGGCCGTTTCCCTCTATATCTCTCCGGCCCGGTGGCAGGCGACCAGGTGATCCGTGTCGTTTGCGGCGGCGTCCGCCGGCAGCAGCATCGGTTCTTCAATCCGGCAGCGATCGATGACGTGGGGACAGCGGGTGTGAAAGCGGCAGCCCGGCGGCGGAGCCGACGGCGAGGGCACGTCTCCGGTCAGGACCTGCTTTTTTCCGGAAACGGCCGGGTCCGGTACCGGGATGGCCGATATCAACGCCCGGGTGTAAGGATGGCGGGGGGCCCGGTAAATGGCCTCGGCGTCGGTCAGTTCCACGATTTTCCCCAGGTACATGACGGCGATCCGGTCGGAGATATGCCGGACCACGGCCAGGTCGTGGGCGATGAACAGGCTGGTAAACCCGGCTTCGCGCTGCAGCTCCAGCAGCAGGTTTAAAATCTGTGACTGGATGGAGACATCCAGGGCCGAGACCGGCTCGTCGCAGATGATCACCCGAGGGTTCAGGGCCAGGGCCCGGGCGATGCCGATCCGCTGGCGCTGACCGCCGCTGAACTCGTGGGGAAAACGGTCGGCCGCGGCCGCGGGCAGGCCGACCCGGTCGAGCAGCGCCCGCACTTCCCGTTTTCGGGAGTTTCTATCCCCCACGGCATGGATCTTCAGCGGTTCTTCCAGTATATACCCGACGGTGTGACGCGAGTTGAGGGATTCGTAAGGATCCTGGAAAATGGCCTGGATGTGCCGGCGCAGGCGCCGCAGGTCGGCGCGGCTGACGGCCGCCATGTCCTGTCCGGCAAAAAGGATGCGGCCGGCCGTCGGCTTGTGGAGACGCAGCAGGCACCGGCCCAGGGTGGTCTTGCCGCAGCCGGATTCGCCCACCAGCCCCAGGGTTTCGCCGGGAAAGATGGAAAAGGAGACACCGTCCACGGCGTGAACGGCGCCGATCCGGCGCAGGAACAGGCCGCCGTGAATGGGGAAATGCATTTTCAGCCCGGAGACGTCGATGAGGGGGTCAGGTCGCGGCGGCATGCTGTTTTCCTTCCGGTACGGCGAAATGGCAGGCGGCGAAATGGCCGTCGGCCACGGTGATGACGGGCGGTTCAGCGACGCGGCAGATGTCTTCCGCCCGGAAACAGCGGTTCTGGAAGCGGCAGCCCGGCGGCAGTTCGGACAGGGCGGGGACCATGCCGGGGATGACCGCCAGGGGCGTTTTCCTTTCGCTCTCCAGCCTCGGAATGGACGCCAGCAGCCCCTGCGTGTAAGGATGGGCCGGAGCGCGGAACAGGGCCAGCACGTCGGCGGTTTCCACGATTTTCCCGGCATACATGACGCAGACCCGGTCGCAGGTCTCGGCGATGACGCCCAGGTCGTGGGTGATCAGCAGCACCGACAGGTTCCTCTGTTGCCGCAGTCCCCTGATCAGGTCGAGGATCTGGGCCTGGATGGTCACGTCCAGGGCGGTGGTGGGTTCGTCGGCGATGAGCAGTTCCGGATCGCAGGCCAGGGCCATGGCGATCATGACCCGCTGGCGCATGCCGCCGGATATCTGGTGCGGGTATTCCGAGAGCCGCCGCCCGGCATCGGGAATGCCCACCTGCTTGAGCAGGCCGGCGGCTTTTTCATCGGCCCGGCGCCGGTCCCGCAGGTTTTCATGAAGCCGGAACACCTCCCGCAGCTGCCGGCCGATGGAATGCACCGGGTTCAAGGCCGTCATGGGTTCCTGAAAGATCATGGAGATCCGGCCGCCCCGGATATGCCGCATCTCTTCGGCCGGCAGACGGATCAGGTCGATGTCGTCCAGCCGGATCCGGCCGCCGTCGATGCGGCCCGCGGGTTTGGGCAGCAGCCGCATGACCGACAGGGCGGTGACGCTCTTGCCGCAGCCGGATTCGCCGACCAGTCCCAGCATTTCTCCCCGGTTGACACGGAAAGAAACGTTGTCTACGGCGGGAAGGCGGCCGGCCTCGGTTTCAAAGGAGGTCGTCAGACCGTCAACGGTCAGGAGCGGTCGATTTTCCAAGGACGTTATTTCTCCCCGGCCAGGAAGGTCTTGTCGACGATGGTCACGGGCGGCAGGGGAAGGTTGTCCTTCATGGTCTGACGGGTTTCCTCGTATAGTTTCTGGTCGAACCAGAACAGGCCGCCCGTGACGTCGTTAAACGGATCAAACAGATCCTCGGTGTGTTTTGTCCCCGGCGGCTGGGGCAGGCGCCACCAGCGCCAGCAGGCCTGCCGCACGTAAGGCACCATGAAGGTCGGCACAAAGCAGCCGGCGTCGTTAATGAGAACCTGGATTCGCCTGGACAATTCCTGCCGCTCCCGGGCGTCCAGGCTGTTGCGGTAGGCTTCGATCAGCCGGTCCATTTCCGGGTCGGCGGTGTTGGTAATATTGTTGGTCTGGGGCTGGTGGGCGTTGACCGAATGGAAATGCTCCCAGTACTGGGGCCGCAGGGAGGTGCTCCAGCCCATCCAGGCCACGTCGTGCTTTTTCTCCAGGACCTGCTTGTAGGCGGCGGCGGGATCCAGCTGACGCAGGTTCAGCTCCACGCCCGCTTTTTTTGCCTCTTCTTTCAAAACCACCAGCCGCGGAGTGTGATCCTCGCTGCTGTAAGTGACGTCCACGGAAAAGCGGTTGCCGTCCTTCTGCCAGATGCCGTCGCTGCCCCGTTCCCAGCCGGCCTGCTTCATGCAGGCCGCGACCTTTTCCAGGTCATACCGCCGGGCCTTGACATCCGGGTTGGTATAATCCCCGTACCCCACAAAGCCCTGCTCCAGGCGGAAATAGTCGCCCCGCAGCACCGTGTCGATGACCTTTTCGATGTTCATGGCGTGGGCAAAGGCGTATCGGACGTTTTTATCCGCGAAGATCGGTTTGTCCTGGTTGAGCCACAGGCCGGAAGCCGATCGCGGCGTGTCGTTGAAGAACCAGATTTTATTCACATAGCCGTTGTCCACCACCGGGGTTTTTGACTTTTCATACCAGTAGTCCGGCACGGTGAGGCCGAACACGTCCACCTGCCCCTTTTTGAAATACTCCCAGGACATGCTGTAGTCCTTGACCACGGTATAAACGACCTTGTCGACGTTGAAGCGGTTTTGGAAGTAGCGTTGGTCTTTGCCCCACCAGTCCGCCTTGCGGGTGAATTCGACAAACTTTCCTTTTTCAAAATTGGTTATCTGGTATGGGCCGGTGTTGGGCGCGATTTTCCAGTTGAAGTCCTGGGTAAAACCCTCGTTCAACTCGCCGTAAAAATGGCCGGGCGTGGGGGACAGGGCGATGGACAGGTGGAGATCGGGCTGGGCCTTGGTGGAAACAACCGCCAGGGTGTGGTCGTCATACACGATTACCCGGTCGATCTCCTGGGTGTAATAATCGTTATACCAGGGGGCGACGATGTGTTTGGAGCGCATGAACTCCAGGGTGTAGGCGAAGTCGTGGGCGGTCACCGGTACGCCGTCGGACCAGCGGGCTTCCGGGTTGAGCTTGAAATACATGGTTTTCTTGTCGTCGCCGAAGGCCCAGTGGGTGGCGATTTCCGGGATGATGTTTTCCGTGTTGGGGTGGACCGAGATCAGGGAAAGCTGGTTGTCCAGGATGGCGCTGCGGAAACTGCTGTTGGAATCGGGTCCCACCACCCGGAAGGTCAGGGGAAAGGCGGTGACGGCCAGGTGCAGGACGCCGCCCTTGGCCGCTTCCGGCGAGGCGTAAACCGGATCGCTTTCGTTGGTCAGCCACTGGAGGCCCGGCGGCGGGCCGGCGGGGTCGATGGGCGCCCGGAAAGGGGCCGGAACGGACAGCAGGGGCTTGGGCGGTTCCGCCGGCGGGGCCTGGGCCTGGGTTTTGTCCTTGTCTGTTGAACAGGCGCTGATCAGCGTCATGGACAGTGCCAGCAGGATGAGTAAAAGGATTCTGGGCTTCTTCATATCAGTTGTCCCTTTCAACGTATTATCCCGTTTCGTTCGTTTTTGTTAACTGTCCGGAATAACTTTAGTGGTTTCATGGGAGCCACTCTGGTTCGCGCCGTGACCCTTTTGGGGTCGGTTACAACCGGCCGCTGAATTTCTCGAACTCGGGCTTCGCCCTCAAACAGCGAGAAATTCTTGACGCACCCGGTTGTAACCGACTATTTCCCAACAGGCTCAAAAGGCGCTCACCGGAGCGGCTTCCCATGAAGTCATTATGTCGTCAATTTGTGATTTACTGATTATCATCAGGACATCCTAAATGACATTCAGGATCGTTTTATATTATTCCTCACAAGTCTTTACATCGTCATTCCGGGCTTGACCCGGAATCCAGTGTAAAACTGATATTCTTTATCTTTCCTGGACCCCGGCTCGGGGGCCGGGGTGACGAAACAATGTCGGCCCCGGAAGGGTCGGGGCGCGAACAAAAACACTTTTCCAAAGCCTGCTTACTTCTATTCATAAACCGTATGCATCCGCGGGTCAAAGGCTTCCCGCACCGCCTCGCCGATAAAGGTCACCAGGGTCAGGGTGAGAATCATGGCCCCTACCACCGAGCAGACGATCCACCAGGCGCTCAGGTTGGCCCAGCCCTGGTGCAGCAGTTCCCCCCAGCTGGGCGTGGGAGCGGGCAGGCCGAACCCGAGGTAGTCCAGGGAGGTCAGGGCGATGATGCCCTCGGCCACTGAAAAGGGGGCGAAGGTGACGATGATGGAAACGGTGTTGGGCAGGATGTGGGAGAAAATGATCCGGGCATCGGACGCGCCCAGGGAGCGCGCGGCCAGAACATAATCCCGTTCCTTTTCCCGGTAAGTGACGGTCCGCATGATCCAGGTGCGGCCGGCCCAGTCAAAGGTCACCATGATGATCAGCAGCATGAAGAAGCTGGGCACGACCACCGAAGAGATAATAATGATGACATACAGCAGGGGCATGTTGCTCCAGATCTCGATGAGCCGCTGGACAAACAGGTCGAACTTTCCTCCAAAGTAGCCCATGGCGCTGCCCAGGGCCACCCCCACGACGTAAGAGGCGGCCAGCAGGGCAAAGGAGAAAAACACGGCGATGCGGAAACCATAGACCAGCCTGGCCAGCACGTCCCGGCCGGCGGTGTCCGTGCCCAGGAAGTGTTTCCGGGCCAGTGACGGCGGGTACGGAGGGTAATGACCGGCAATAAAGTCGTTTTCATAGGGGCTGTAAGGCACCGGCGGCATCAGCACCCAGTTGCCCGACTTTTCGCTGGCAAAGCGCTCGGCCAGCTGCCGGTAACTGGTTTCATAGGCATAGTCCAGACCGAAGACCGTCCCGGGAATCATGTCGCCGTAAGTGGGGAAAAAGAATTTTCCTTCGTAACAGACGACCAATGCCCGGTTGCTGATGACCAGCTCGGCCGCCAGGGAGAGCAGGATCAGCCCGCCAAACAGGATCAGGGAGCCGTACCCCCGCCGGAGGGACTTGAATCGCCTGATTTTTTTGGTGGTTAACGGGCTGATGGTGATCATTGGAAACGCACCCTCGGGTCGACCATGGCGACGCAGATATCGGACAGGATGTTGCCGATCAGAAACAGCAGGGACGAGATGACCAGGATGCCCATGACCACCGGGTAGTCCCGCTCCAGGACCGATTCATAGCCCAGCAGGCCCATGCCGTTGATATTAAAGACGCTTTCAATGAGAAAGGAGCCGCTCAGTATAACTGAAATGTTATTGCCGAAACTGGTGGCAATGGGGATCAGGCTGTTTCTCAAAGCATGGCCGAAGACCGCCTGCCTGAACGACAACCCCTTGGCGATGGCGGTGCGGACGTAATCGGCCGAGAGGTTGTCCATGAGGGTGTTTTTCATCAGAAAGGTCATGACCGCGAAGGATCCGATGACGTAGGCCGTCAGGGGGAGAACCGTGTGCCGGGCGATATCCAGGATTTTCTCCGCCGGGGACAGGCCGGCAAAGCCATGACTGGTCAGTCCGCCCAGGGGAAGAATATCCCACCGGGAGGCGAACAGCATCAGCAGCAGAATGCCCAGTACCCATCCGGGAACGGCGTACCCCGTAAAAACGGCCAGGGAGGAGATGTTGTCGAACCCGCTTTTATGACGGACGGCCTTGGCCATGCCCAGGGGGATGCAGACCCCGTAAATCAGGATCAGGGAAAGAATACCAAAATAAAGGGAGATGGGGATGCGTTGCCGGATCATTTCCCAGACCGGATCGTAGTATCGGGTGGAAGTGCCCAGGTCGCCCCGGAGCACCCTGCTCATCCAGAGGCCGTAGGCTACCAGCACCGGTTTGTCAAACCCGTAATATTGTTTCAGGTACTCGATCTGTTCCCGGGACAGGGGCTGGCTGCCGTCCCGGCGTCCGGGACCGGCTTCCATGCTTTGCAGGCGGTAGGATTCGGCGATCATGCGTTCCACCGGCCCGCCGGGCACAAAGCGGGTGACGCAGAACACCAGGACGGTGACCCCGAAAAAGGTCGGGACCACCAGCAGCAGTCGCCTGATAAAGTACGTGGTCATAACGTTATTTTGTGACTCCGATTCACTTTTTATAACGCAAATCCGGCTCGCGGACAAGGAAGAACGGAAAGAAACCGAACAATGTCATTCCGAGCGTAGCGAGAAATCTCTAAAATATAACATATTGGACAGATGAGATTTTTCCCTTTGGTCGAAATGACAGGACGACCAACCCCGATTTTTTACGACGGCAATAAAACTGGAGATGAACCGGCAAAGGAAATAAAAAAGGGCGATGGCCGGAGCCGTCGCCCTTGGTGGCGATAAATAATAGTAAGGGAAATTAGCGCTTGGAGAACTGGTACCGCGCCCGGGGACCGCGCTGGCCGTACTTTTTCCGTTCCTTGACGCGGGCGTCGCGTTTGAGGAATCCGGCTGCCTTGAGGGGCTGCCGCAGGTCCGCCTGGAAGATGGTCAGGGCCCGGCTGATAGCGTGCCGGGCGGCACTGGCCTGCCCGGTGATGCCGCCGCCCGTCACTCTGACGTCTATGTCGAATTTGTCGGCGTTTTCGGTAAAGGTCAGCGGGGAGCGGAGAAGCTTCTGAACCGCAAAGATAGGGAAATACTCATCGGCGGTTCTGCCGTTGACGGTGATTTTCCCGTTGCCGGGCTTGAGCCAGGTTCGGGCGATGGCGGATTTGCGTTTGCCTGTGGCGTAAATTATGTTCTCTTGCATTGTTTCCTCAAAAAGAAAGATTGCGGCAATTAGATTTCCAATGGCTTCGGCTGCTGCGCTTCATGGGGATGGTCGGGCCCGGCGTATACCCGCAGCTTTTTGAGCAGGTCACGGCCCAGGCGATTCTTGGGCAGCATCCCCCTGACGGCGTTAATGACCAGATCTTCCGGTTTCTTTTCCAGAAGCTGCCTGGCGGTAACGGATTTAAGGCCGCCGATATAACCGCTGTGGCGGTAATAGATCTTTTCGTCCCATTTCCGGCCGGTCAGGGTGATTTTTTCCGCGTTGACGACGATAATGGAATCCCCGGTATCCACATGCGGGGTAAACAGGGGATTGTGTTTTCCGCGGAGACGGCGGGCGATTTCCGTTGCCATTCTCCCCAGACCGCGGCCGTCCGCGTTTACTACATACCAGTTGTCCGAATTGTCCGATGCTTTTGCGCTGTAAGTATATTTTTTCACGTTCATTCTCTCCTGCTGTCAGAATAATCTGGCTATAATATTCTCATGCTCATATATGTCAAGAAAAAAATCATTAAAAAGGTCGGGCAGGGCCGAAAGGCTCGCATTTTCCCGAAGAGCAGGCTTTTTTGGCATCCCGGGCCGCGAGTCCTCTATCAATCCCCGGATGCTTTTGACGGCCGCGTTCTGGATACCGTCTTGAGCACCATCATCAGCACCGACAGGGCCGCCGGGGTCATGCCGTCGAGGCGGGAGGCCTGCCCCAGGGAAACGGGCCGGACGGTCGACAGTTTTTCTTTTAATTCGGCGGACAATCCAGGAACGGCGGCGTAGTCGAAATCACCCGGGATTTTCTGTTTTTCCATATCCCGGAATTTTTCGATTTCCCGCAACTGCCGGGAGATATACCCTTCGTATTTAATTTCGATTTCGACCTGCCGGGCGACCTCCCCGGAGACCGGTTCCGGGGGCGGGGCCAGGGCGCTGATGTCGGCATAGGTTAGTTCCGCCCGCTTGAGCAGCTGTTCCAGAAACGTGCCGGTCTTTAAGGCCGGGACGCCGCGCGCCGCCAGGTGCCGGTCGACTGTTTCCGAAGGTTTGATCACGGTTTTGCGGACGCGGGAAATTTCCGCTTCCATTCGCCGCCGGTTTTCATTTACCTTCCCCACGGTTTCGGCGTCTACCAGTCCCAGGTCGTGTCCGATTTCAGACAGCCGGAGTTCGGCGTTGTCTTCCCGCAGCATCAGCCGGTATTCGGCCCGGGACGTGAACATGCGGTAAGGCTCGATGGTCCCCCGGGTCACCAGGTCATCGACCATGACGCCCATGTAAGCCTGGGACCGGTCCAGAACAAAGGGCGGCCGCTTCTGGATCTTGCAGGCGGCGTTGATCCCGGCCCAAAGCCCCTGGGCCGCGGCTTCCTCATAACCCGAGGTGCCGTTGACCTGCCCGGCCAGATAGAGGCCGGAGACCCGTTTGGTCTCCAGGGTCGGCCGGAGTTGAACGGGATTGATGTAATCGTATTCGATGGCGTAGGCCGGCCGCATGATAACGGCCTCTTCCAGCCCGTCGATGGAGCGGACGACCTGAATTTGAATTTCCAGGGGCAGGCTGTTGCCCAGTCCGCTGGCGTAGACTTCTTTTGTCTCCAGCCCTTCCTGCTCGAGGATGACGTGGTGGGTTTCCCGTTCCGGGAAGCGGACCACCTTGTCTTCAAAAGAGGGGCAGTACCGGGCCGGTACGCCGGTGATATAGCCGCCGTAAAGGGACGAGAGCTTGAGATGCCGCCGGACCAGGTCGGCGGTCTCCGGCCGGGTGTGGCCGAGGAAGGTGGCGATCTGGGGCATGACCGGTCCGGACCCGGAAAATGAAAAGGCCCGGGACGAGAGGTCGGATTGCTGGCGGTCGAACCGGGAAAAATCGATACTGTCCCGGTCCAGCCGGGGCGGGGTCCCGGTTTTCATGCGGCCGGTGGAAAAACCCATGTCGCGGAGCTGCCGGGCCAGTTCCACGGCGGCGAATTCGCCGGCCCGCCCGGCGTCGTAGGAAACCGATCCGATATGGACCCGGCCGCCCAGAAAGGTGCCGGCGGCGATGATCACGGCCGAGGACGGATAGGCGTGTCCGGACAGGTCGACCACGCCCCTGACGGCGCCGTCCTCCACCATCAGGCGGACGACCATGGCCTGCTTGAGGTCCACGCCCGGGTGGTTTTCCACGGCCGATTTCATGACGGTGTGATAGCGGTGCTTGTCGTTCTGGGTGCGGGTGGACTGAACGGCCGGTCCTTTGCGGGTGTTTAAGGTCCGGTACTGAATGGCGGTCAGGTCCGCGGCCCGGGCCATCATGCCGCCCAGGGCGTCGATTTCTCTGACCAGCTGTCCTTTGGCCGTGCCGCCGATGGAGGGACTGCAGGGCATGACCGCCACCTTGTCCAGGTCGATGGCCAGCAGCAGCACACTGCATCCCATCCGGGCGGCGGCAAGTGCCGCCTCGCAGCCGGCGTGGCCGGCGCCGACGACGATGATGTCATGGCGTTTAGGCGCTATATGTTTTATAGTGGACATTTAAAGAAATGATTCAGCCTCAATTCAGTTGGGAAAAAGGGTTCCAGGATTCAAGGGGCCAAGGGTTCAAGTGAAACACCACACCCTCGACCCCTCGGCCCCTTGAATCCTTGAACCCTGTGTGCCGATTTAATCGGAGAAGAGCCTCAAAATATGGGTAATAACCTATACGGGAATCAGGGGCAGGTCAAGCAGATGACGGAGAATAAGCGCTATTACGATCTGAATACCTATTTCCGGTCCGTGTTCGGGTGCCGGATCCACAAAATCACCATCGACGCCGGGTTTTCCTGCCCCAACCGCGACGGCACCCTGTCGTCATCCGGCTGCATCTTCTGTAATAACCGCGGGTCGGGAACCGGCGCCCATGCCGCCGGCCTGTCCATCGCCGAGCAAATCCGAAACGGACGGAAGGTGCTGTCCCGGCGGTTCGGCGCCCAGAAATTCATCGCTTATTTTCAGGCCTATACCAACACCTACGCGCCCCTGGAAAAGTTGAAGGCCATGTATGACGAGGCCCTGGCCGAAGAGGACATTGTCGGCCTGTCCGTAGGCACCCGGCCGGACTGCATCGATCCTGACGTTTTGGCCCTGCTGGAGAGCTACACGGACCGCTTCCTGGTCTGGCTGGAGGTCGGGGTGCAGTCCGCGTGCGACCGGACCCTGGCCGTGATCAACCGGGGGCATGATTTTGCCTGCGCTCAAAAAGCCATCGCCATGTCCAGGAACCGCGGCATCAGAATTTGCGGCCACATGATTCTGGGCCTGCCCGGGGAAACGGCCGCGGACATGATCCATACCGCCGAGGCCATCGCGGCGCTGGGAATCGACGGTATCAAGATCCATCTGCTCTACGTGGTCCGTGATACCCCCCTGGCGGCCATGCTGGCCGGCGGTGATTACCGCTGCCTGGAACAGCAGGAATACGTCGACCGGGTCTGCGATGTGCTGGAGCGGCTGCCCGCCGGCATGGTGGTGCAGCGGCTGACCGGCGATCCCCATCCGGCCGAACTGGTGGCGCCGCTGTGGGCAATGCGGAAACAGGAAACCCTGACCGCGATCCATGACACCCTGGCGGCCAGGGACACGTGGCAGGGGAAGTGTTGCCAAGCCGGCGCTCATTCCGTTCCCGGCAAGTCATGAACCGTGACTTCGTAAACTGCTGGAGCAGCCGGCATAAAAAACCCGGGCCGGAAAATTCCGGCCCGGGTTTCATTTCCGCGTTTTATCCGCGGATCATTCTCTGTACTTGAAGGACACCTTGATGCTGGCCCGGTAGGCGACCACCTTGCCGTTTTCGATTTTCATATCCAGTTCACTTACTTCCGCGACTCTCAGGTCTTCCAAAGTTTTTGAGGCGCGCTCCACGGCGTTTTTGGCCGCGTCTTCCCAGGAAACCGTGCTGGTGCCCACCAGATTGATGATTTTGTAAACACTTTCGCCCATGATTGTCTCCTTTTGTTACGGGTTGAAGGGAACGGGCCAGGGCCCGTTTGAAAAATAAACATACGCCGCTTGCTAAAAGGTCATGACGTATTCTGAGCCGAATGCCGGTTAATGATTATTGAACATGGAAACGGTTTTTGCGGATACAAAAAAGCAGGCTTCTTTATATCCCCATGACGCCCTCAAGTCAAGCATAACCTTAAATCCTGGCAAAAAACAGCCGCCATCCAACCCGGCGGCCGATAAAAAGAACTTGAAAAAATCAAATCATTTTGAAATATTCAACCGCAAATGACGCCCCCCGGAAAAACGGGCGGCAGGTCTTTTGAAATCAAGGCCATTTTTAACAATTAGACAGGCGGATAAACATGATTCTGATTATCGATTTCGGTTCTCAATTCAACCAGCTGATCGCCAGGCGGGTGCGGGAGTCCCGCGTCTATTGCCGTATCGAGCCGCCGACCATCGACATAAAAGAGATCCGGGAACTCAATCCCGAAGGCATCATTCTTTCCGGCGGACCGGCCGGCATTTACGAAAAAGGCAGCCCCAAGGTTACGCGCAAGATTTTTGACCTGGGCATACCGGTACTGGGCATCTGCTACGGGCTTCATTTCATGGCCGACGCCCTGGGCGGGAAAGTAGCGGCGACCGGCAAGCGGGAGTACGGGTTCGCGGAGCTGTGCGTTTCCTCGGCCTGTGTAGTTTTAGACGGCGTCAGCAAAAAGACCGTCTGCTGGATGAGCCACGGCGATTCGGTCAAGAAGCTGCCGCCCGGGTTTGCCGTTATCGCTTCCACCGAAAACACCAACGCCGCGGTCATTGCCGACACCTCCCGCAATTTCTACGGGCTCCAGTTCCACCCGGAAGTCGTTCATACCCGGGAAGGCAAACGGATGCTGGACAATTTCCTGTTTGATATCTGCCATTGTAAAAAAACCTGGTCCATGAAGACCTTTGCCCGCGAGGCCATCGAGGAAATCCGGACGGTCACCGCCGGGAAAAAGGTGTTGCTGGGCTTGAGCGGCGGGGTGGATTCGTCGGTGACGGCCCTGCTCATTCACCGGGCCATCGGCGACAACCTGACCTGTATTTTTGTGGACAACGGCCTGCTCCGCAAGAACGAGGCCGAAAAACTCAAAGCGGTTTTCACCCGCAATCTGAACCTCCGCATCCGCTATGTCCAGGCCGGCCCGCGGTTTTTAAAAGCCCTGGCCGGGGTGGCCGACCCCGAGAGAAAACGAAAGATCATCGGCAAGCTCTTCGTGGACGTGTTCAACGAGGAGGCCGGCAAGGTCAGGGACGCCAAGTTCCTGGCCCAGGGAACGCTCTATCCGGATG
Coding sequences within:
- a CDS encoding oligopeptide/dipeptide ABC transporter ATP-binding protein; protein product: MPPRPDPLIDVSGLKMHFPIHGGLFLRRIGAVHAVDGVSFSIFPGETLGLVGESGCGKTTLGRCLLRLHKPTAGRILFAGQDMAAVSRADLRRLRRHIQAIFQDPYESLNSRHTVGYILEEPLKIHAVGDRNSRKREVRALLDRVGLPAAAADRFPHEFSGGQRQRIGIARALALNPRVIICDEPVSALDVSIQSQILNLLLELQREAGFTSLFIAHDLAVVRHISDRIAVMYLGKIVELTDAEAIYRAPRHPYTRALISAIPVPDPAVSGKKQVLTGDVPSPSAPPPGCRFHTRCPHVIDRCRIEEPMLLPADAAANDTDHLVACHRAGEI
- a CDS encoding ABC transporter ATP-binding protein, whose translation is MENRPLLTVDGLTTSFETEAGRLPAVDNVSFRVNRGEMLGLVGESGCGKSVTALSVMRLLPKPAGRIDGGRIRLDDIDLIRLPAEEMRHIRGGRISMIFQEPMTALNPVHSIGRQLREVFRLHENLRDRRRADEKAAGLLKQVGIPDAGRRLSEYPHQISGGMRQRVMIAMALACDPELLIADEPTTALDVTIQAQILDLIRGLRQQRNLSVLLITHDLGVIAETCDRVCVMYAGKIVETADVLALFRAPAHPYTQGLLASIPRLESERKTPLAVIPGMVPALSELPPGCRFQNRCFRAEDICRVAEPPVITVADGHFAACHFAVPEGKQHAAAT
- a CDS encoding extracellular solute-binding protein, yielding MKKPRILLLILLALSMTLISACSTDKDKTQAQAPPAEPPKPLLSVPAPFRAPIDPAGPPPGLQWLTNESDPVYASPEAAKGGVLHLAVTAFPLTFRVVGPDSNSSFRSAILDNQLSLISVHPNTENIIPEIATHWAFGDDKKTMYFKLNPEARWSDGVPVTAHDFAYTLEFMRSKHIVAPWYNDYYTQEIDRVIVYDDHTLAVVSTKAQPDLHLSIALSPTPGHFYGELNEGFTQDFNWKIAPNTGPYQITNFEKGKFVEFTRKADWWGKDQRYFQNRFNVDKVVYTVVKDYSMSWEYFKKGQVDVFGLTVPDYWYEKSKTPVVDNGYVNKIWFFNDTPRSASGLWLNQDKPIFADKNVRYAFAHAMNIEKVIDTVLRGDYFRLEQGFVGYGDYTNPDVKARRYDLEKVAACMKQAGWERGSDGIWQKDGNRFSVDVTYSSEDHTPRLVVLKEEAKKAGVELNLRQLDPAAAYKQVLEKKHDVAWMGWSTSLRPQYWEHFHSVNAHQPQTNNITNTADPEMDRLIEAYRNSLDARERQELSRRIQVLINDAGCFVPTFMVPYVRQACWRWWRLPQPPGTKHTEDLFDPFNDVTGGLFWFDQKLYEETRQTMKDNLPLPPVTIVDKTFLAGEK
- a CDS encoding ABC transporter permease subunit; the protein is MITISPLTTKKIRRFKSLRRGYGSLILFGGLILLSLAAELVISNRALVVCYEGKFFFPTYGDMIPGTVFGLDYAYETSYRQLAERFASEKSGNWVLMPPVPYSPYENDFIAGHYPPYPPSLARKHFLGTDTAGRDVLARLVYGFRIAVFFSFALLAASYVVGVALGSAMGYFGGKFDLFVQRLIEIWSNMPLLYVIIIISSVVVPSFFMLLIIMVTFDWAGRTWIMRTVTYREKERDYVLAARSLGASDARIIFSHILPNTVSIIVTFAPFSVAEGIIALTSLDYLGFGLPAPTPSWGELLHQGWANLSAWWIVCSVVGAMILTLTLVTFIGEAVREAFDPRMHTVYE
- a CDS encoding ABC transporter permease subunit; this translates as MTTYFIRRLLLVVPTFFGVTVLVFCVTRFVPGGPVERMIAESYRLQSMEAGPGRRDGSQPLSREQIEYLKQYYGFDKPVLVAYGLWMSRVLRGDLGTSTRYYDPVWEMIRQRIPISLYFGILSLILIYGVCIPLGMAKAVRHKSGFDNISSLAVFTGYAVPGWVLGILLLMLFASRWDILPLGGLTSHGFAGLSPAEKILDIARHTVLPLTAYVIGSFAVMTFLMKNTLMDNLSADYVRTAIAKGLSFRQAVFGHALRNSLIPIATSFGNNISVILSGSFLIESVFNINGMGLLGYESVLERDYPVVMGILVISSLLFLIGNILSDICVAMVDPRVRFQ
- the rpsI gene encoding 30S ribosomal protein S9, encoding MQENIIYATGKRKSAIARTWLKPGNGKITVNGRTADEYFPIFAVQKLLRSPLTFTENADKFDIDVRVTGGGITGQASAARHAISRALTIFQADLRQPLKAAGFLKRDARVKERKKYGQRGPRARYQFSKR
- the rplM gene encoding 50S ribosomal protein L13, with the translated sequence MKKYTYSAKASDNSDNWYVVNADGRGLGRMATEIARRLRGKHNPLFTPHVDTGDSIIVVNAEKITLTGRKWDEKIYYRHSGYIGGLKSVTARQLLEKKPEDLVINAVRGMLPKNRLGRDLLKKLRVYAGPDHPHEAQQPKPLEI